Proteins from one Streptococcus mitis B6 genomic window:
- a CDS encoding type II toxin-antitoxin system RelB/DinJ family antitoxin: MGKTATISVRVDELDKQSAEQVLKQLGMPISTLVTLLLKQVSLTKKIPFDIALPDVPSTVNVEEMTVEQFRQMMVEAYHEAENGHVRSVNEFFKEFKERNV, from the coding sequence ATGGGAAAAACAGCTACAATTAGTGTTCGAGTTGATGAATTAGATAAACAATCAGCTGAACAAGTTTTGAAGCAGCTTGGGATGCCGATATCAACATTAGTTACACTATTATTGAAACAAGTATCATTAACGAAGAAAATTCCCTTTGATATTGCATTGCCAGATGTACCTTCAACAGTGAATGTAGAGGAAATGACAGTTGAACAATTTAGACAAATGATGGTTGAAGCATATCATGAAGCAGAAAACGGTCATGTTCGATCCGTCAATGAGTTCTTTAAAGAATTTAAGGAACGGAACGTCTGA
- a CDS encoding type II toxin-antitoxin system RelE/ParE family toxin produces MEAIYHYIADELQSPETAMNHFEAIAEGIKTLEIFPERCAIVEELLNLDIKVRRLLVKNYSVFYRFDKDTVTILRVLHQSSSLDRLLFEIGNKSD; encoded by the coding sequence ATGGAAGCCATTTATCATTATATCGCAGATGAGCTTCAATCGCCGGAAACTGCTATGAATCACTTTGAAGCTATTGCAGAAGGGATTAAAACCTTAGAAATATTTCCTGAAAGATGTGCTATTGTAGAGGAATTGCTCAATTTAGATATTAAAGTTAGACGACTACTAGTAAAAAATTATTCAGTGTTTTATCGTTTTGATAAGGATACAGTTACCATCTTGAGAGTGTTACATCAATCAAGTAGCTTGGACAGATTACTGTTTGAAATCGGGAACAAATCCGATTGA
- a CDS encoding alpha/beta fold hydrolase, which produces MKILKKWFLGFLSFILLFLAATFIFHRISLEKEEASLKPMGQQVFVDGHQMNVYVEGNGPETIVVLSGAGIASPILDFKEVSESLSKRYKVVIVERAGYGYSDDSNHSRDVMEVLSETRQALSQANVKGPFIILSHSMASLESLAWQEKYPDEVKTLVGLDWALPASYENLKDNQALLTVAYWSGKIGLLRYFPESFYIKNQTLTESERRQYKLLVYKQLMSQAMLRESQTVKENAKKVPSNINPKIPALLMISNGDGTSFSQFEWQRYAERFASDQSNVQVVYMDAPHDLYHYQSDAIVSRIREFLENN; this is translated from the coding sequence ATGAAAATACTGAAAAAATGGTTTCTTGGCTTTCTTAGTTTCATTCTTTTGTTTCTAGCGGCTACATTCATCTTTCACCGTATCAGTTTGGAAAAGGAAGAAGCCTCACTGAAACCTATGGGGCAACAAGTTTTCGTCGATGGACATCAAATGAATGTTTACGTTGAAGGGAATGGTCCTGAGACTATAGTAGTTCTCTCAGGTGCTGGTATTGCTTCCCCTATATTGGACTTTAAAGAAGTATCGGAATCTTTATCGAAACGGTATAAGGTAGTCATCGTGGAGCGAGCAGGATATGGTTATAGTGATGATAGCAATCATTCAAGAGATGTGATGGAGGTTTTGTCTGAGACGCGTCAAGCTCTTTCACAAGCAAATGTCAAAGGTCCTTTTATCATTTTGTCTCATTCCATGGCTAGTCTTGAGAGTTTAGCTTGGCAGGAAAAGTATCCTGATGAAGTGAAAACCTTGGTTGGGTTAGATTGGGCACTGCCAGCTAGTTATGAAAATTTAAAGGACAATCAGGCCTTGCTTACTGTGGCCTATTGGAGCGGCAAGATTGGTTTATTACGCTACTTCCCTGAGTCTTTTTATATAAAAAATCAAACTCTGACCGAAAGTGAACGAAGACAATATAAACTTCTAGTTTATAAGCAGTTGATGTCACAAGCCATGCTTCGTGAATCCCAAACGGTAAAGGAAAATGCCAAGAAAGTTCCTTCAAACATTAATCCGAAAATTCCGGCCTTACTAATGATTTCTAATGGTGATGGTACTAGCTTTAGCCAATTTGAGTGGCAACGTTATGCAGAGAGATTTGCAAGCGACCAGTCTAATGTTCAAGTTGTCTATATGGATGCGCCTCATGACCTCTATCATTATCAAAGCGATGCTATTGTTTCTCGCATTAGAGAATTTTTAGAGAATAATTGA
- a CDS encoding histidine phosphatase family protein gives MNNSYILLRHAHSKFSSDDFNRTLSEKGFSSLDQLEFLNSFNIDHYFSSPYKRAFETINSSPIQFDKIVLDNRLRERKLSSTFIKDSEFEDSIKYLWQNPSESLSEGESNQGALARVLNFLMELEERYSEKTILLSSHGNLIGILLHHFDSSFDYEKWEQMTFPDCFLIDRNGIVKRIMKD, from the coding sequence ATGAATAATTCTTATATTTTACTTAGACATGCTCATTCAAAATTTTCAAGTGATGATTTTAATAGAACTTTGTCAGAAAAAGGATTTTCATCTCTTGACCAGTTAGAGTTTTTGAATTCTTTTAATATTGATCATTATTTTTCTAGTCCATATAAACGAGCATTTGAAACGATTAATAGCTCGCCAATTCAATTTGATAAAATAGTTCTTGATAATCGGTTACGAGAGCGAAAATTATCTTCAACCTTTATAAAAGATTCTGAGTTTGAAGACAGTATTAAATATTTATGGCAAAATCCCAGTGAATCTCTTTCAGAAGGGGAATCAAATCAAGGTGCACTAGCTAGAGTACTAAATTTTTTAATGGAATTGGAAGAGAGATACTCAGAAAAAACGATTTTACTTAGTTCACACGGGAATTTGATAGGAATACTACTACATCACTTTGATTCCAGTTTTGATTATGAAAAATGGGAGCAGATGACCTTTCCAGATTGTTTTCTAATTGATAGAAATGGGATTGTGAAAAGAATTATGAAAGATTAG
- a CDS encoding ABC transporter ATP-binding protein, with translation MAMIEVEHLQKNFVKTVKEPGLKGALRSFIHPEKQTFEAVKDLTFEVPKGQILGFIGANGAGKSTTIKMLTGILKPTSGFCRINGKIPQDNRQDYVKDIGVVFGQRTQLWWDLALQETYTVLKEIYDVPDSLFHKRMDFLNEVLDLKDFIKDPVRTLSLGQRMRADIAASLLHNPKVLFLDEPTIGLDVSVKDNIRRAITQINQEEETTILLTTHDLSDIEQLCDRIFMIDKGQEIFDGTVSQLKETFGKMKTLSFELVPGQSHLVSHYEGLPDMTIDRQGNSLNIEFDSSRYQSADIIKQTLSDFEIRDLKMVDTDIEDIIRRFYRKEL, from the coding sequence ATGGCAATGATAGAAGTGGAACATCTTCAGAAAAATTTTGTGAAGACTGTTAAGGAACCGGGTTTGAAGGGTGCTTTGCGCTCCTTTATTCATCCTGAAAAGCAGACCTTTGAAGCGGTCAAGGATTTGACCTTTGAGGTACCAAAGGGGCAGATTTTAGGCTTTATCGGTGCAAATGGTGCTGGGAAGTCGACCACAATCAAAATGCTGACAGGGATTTTAAAACCGACATCTGGTTTTTGTCGGATTAACGGCAAGATTCCCCAGGACAATCGTCAAGATTATGTCAAAGATATTGGCGTAGTTTTTGGACAACGCACCCAGCTATGGTGGGATTTGGCACTGCAAGAGACCTACACGGTCTTAAAAGAGATTTACGATGTGCCGGACTCGCTCTTTCATAAGCGCATGGATTTTTTGAATGAAGTCTTGGATTTGAAGGACTTTATCAAGGACCCCGTGCGGACTCTTTCACTGGGACAACGGATGCGTGCGGATATTGCAGCTTCCTTGCTTCACAATCCCAAGGTTCTCTTTTTAGATGAGCCGACCATTGGTTTGGACGTTTCGGTCAAGGATAACATTCGTCGGGCTATCACCCAAATCAATCAGGAGGAAGAAACTACTATTCTACTGACCACTCATGATTTGAGTGATATTGAGCAACTTTGTGATCGGATTTTCATGATTGACAAGGGTCAGGAGATTTTTGATGGAACGGTTAGTCAGCTCAAGGAGACCTTTGGCAAGATGAAGACTCTCTCCTTTGAACTGGTGCCAGGTCAAAGTCATCTCGTCTCTCACTATGAAGGCCTGCCTGATATGACAATTGATAGACAAGGAAATAGCCTCAATATTGAATTTGATAGTTCACGCTACCAGTCAGCTGATATTATCAAGCAAACCCTGTCTGATTTTGAGATCCGCGATTTGAAGATGGTGGATACGGATATTGAGGATATTATCCGTCGCTTCTATCGAAAGGAGCTCTAA
- a CDS encoding ABC transporter permease has product MVKLWRRYKPFINAGVQELITYRVNFILYRIGDVMGAFVAFYLWKAVFDSSRESLIQGFSMADITLYIIMSFVTNLLTRSDSSFMIGEEVKDGSIIMRLLRPVHFAASYLFTELGSKWLIFISVGLPFLSVIVLMKILSGQGVVEVLGLTVLYLFSLTLAYLINFFFNICFGFSAFVFKNLWGSNLLKTSIVTFMSGSLIPLAFFPKVVSDILSFLPFSSLIYTPVMIIVGKYDANQILQALALQFFWLLVMVGLSQLIWKRVQSFITIQGG; this is encoded by the coding sequence ATGGTCAAATTGTGGAGACGTTATAAACCCTTTATCAATGCAGGTGTTCAGGAGTTGATTACCTATCGAGTCAACTTTATTCTTTATCGGATAGGCGATGTTATGGGGGCTTTTGTGGCCTTTTATCTCTGGAAGGCTGTCTTTGATTCCTCTCGGGAGTCTTTAATTCAGGGCTTCAGTATGGCAGATATCACCCTCTACATCATCATGAGTTTTGTGACCAATCTTCTGACTAGGTCAGATTCGTCCTTTATGATTGGGGAGGAGGTCAAGGATGGCTCGATTATCATGCGCTTGCTGAGACCAGTGCACTTTGCGGCATCTTACCTTTTTACAGAGCTTGGCTCCAAGTGGTTGATTTTTATCTCTGTTGGCCTTCCATTTTTAAGTGTCATTGTTTTGATGAAAATCTTATCTGGGCAAGGCGTTGTAGAGGTGTTGGGTTTAACTGTACTTTATCTTTTTAGTCTAACGCTAGCTTATCTGATTAACTTTTTCTTTAATATCTGCTTTGGATTTTCTGCCTTTGTGTTTAAAAATCTTTGGGGTTCCAACCTACTTAAGACTTCTATAGTGACTTTTATGTCTGGCAGTTTGATTCCCTTGGCTTTCTTTCCAAAGGTTGTTTCAGATATTCTGTCCTTCCTGCCTTTTTCATCCTTGATTTACACTCCGGTCATGATTATCGTTGGGAAATACGATGCCAATCAGATTCTTCAGGCGCTCGCTTTGCAGTTTTTCTGGCTCTTAGTGATGGTGGGCTTGTCTCAGTTGATTTGGAAACGAGTCCAGTCCTTTATCACCATTCAAGGAGGTTAG
- a CDS encoding ABC transporter permease, producing MKKYQRMHLIFIRQYIKQIMEYKVDFVVGVLGVFLTQGLNLLFLNVIFQHIPSLEGWTFQEIAFIYGFSLIPKGLDHLFFDNLWALGQRLVRKGEFDKYLTRPINPLFHILVETFQIDALGELLVGGILLATTVTSIAWTLPKFLIFLVCIPFATLIYTSLKIATASIAFWTKQSGAMIYIFYMFNDFAKYPISIYNSLLRWLISFIVPFAFTAYYPASYFLQDKDVIFNIGGLMLISLVFFVISLKLWDRGLDAYESAGS from the coding sequence ATGAAAAAATATCAACGCATGCATCTGATTTTTATCAGACAATACATCAAGCAAATCATGGAATACAAGGTGGATTTTGTGGTTGGTGTGCTGGGAGTTTTTTTGACTCAAGGCTTGAATCTCTTGTTTCTCAATGTCATCTTTCAACACATCCCATCCCTAGAAGGTTGGACTTTTCAAGAAATTGCCTTTATATATGGTTTTTCCTTGATTCCTAAGGGATTGGACCATCTCTTTTTTGACAATCTTTGGGCTCTGGGACAGCGCTTGGTGAGAAAGGGGGAGTTTGACAAGTATCTGACTCGTCCAATCAATCCTCTCTTTCATATCCTAGTTGAGACTTTTCAGATTGATGCCTTGGGAGAACTCTTGGTCGGTGGAATCTTACTAGCGACAACGGTGACTAGCATTGCTTGGACTCTTCCAAAATTCCTGATTTTTCTAGTCTGCATACCATTTGCGACCTTGATCTATACTTCCTTGAAAATCGCGACAGCTAGTATCGCTTTTTGGACCAAGCAGTCAGGAGCCATGATTTACATCTTCTATATGTTCAATGATTTTGCCAAGTACCCGATTTCGATTTACAATTCTCTTCTTCGTTGGTTGATTAGCTTTATCGTGCCTTTCGCCTTTACGGCCTATTACCCTGCCAGCTATTTCTTGCAGGACAAGGATGTAATCTTTAACATCGGAGGTTTGATGTTGATTTCCCTTGTTTTCTTTGTTATTTCCCTCAAACTTTGGGACAGGGGATTGGATGCCTACGAAAGTGCAGGTTCCTAA